From a region of the Vanessa atalanta chromosome 13, ilVanAtal1.2, whole genome shotgun sequence genome:
- the LOC125068228 gene encoding annexin B10 isoform X1, whose protein sequence is MSPIREPTVVGVANFNAAEDAATLRGAMKGFGTDEQTIIDILTSRSNVQRQAISQAFTHEYGRDIIEDLKSELGGHFEDVIIALMLPPAEYLCRELNNCMEGLGTDEQVLVEILCTRTKPEIAEIVDTYERLYNRPLAEHMCSETSGDFRRLLTLIVTSVRQGARDEEAGVDGARAVEAAQQLYDAGEAKWGTDEEIFNKILAHESFAQLRLIFEEYKNISGRTIEQAIKAEIDGELKEALSAIVECVENSAAWFATRLRAAMQGLGTDDRTLIRIVVSRSELDLGAVKRDGVRGERAGLVRAEAARQHAGRRHRRQGAGARRGHARRARPRRHQARVRAPLRQDAGERHLAGRDLRRLQEGPRGPPRTGVGDGRSKKSLEDWCAAIHYIL, encoded by the exons ATGCAGCTACCTTGAGAGGTGCCATGAAAGGCTTTGGTACAGATGAGCAGACGATCATCGACATCTTGACTTCTCGTTCAAATGTTCAACGTCAGGCTATCTCTCAGGCTTTCACACATGAATATGGACGG GATATTATTGAAGACTTAAAATCAGAACTGGGGGGTCATTTCGAAGATGTAATAATTGCCCTTATGCTGCCACCTGCTGAATATCTTTGCCGGGAACTAAACAACTGCATGGAAGGCCTGGGAACAGATGAACAAGTCCTTGTTGAGATTCTGTGCACACGCACCAAGCCAGAGATAGCTGAAATCGTGGATACTTATGAGAGAC TTTACAACCGACCGCTAGCTGAACACATGTGCTCTGAAACTTCAGGTGACTTCAGGCGTCTCTTGACTCTCATTGTTACT TCGGTCCGGCAGGGCGCGCGGGACGAGGAGGCGGGGGTGGACGGCGCGCGCGCGGTCGAGGCCGCGCAGCAGCTGTACGACGCGGGGGAGGCCAAGTGGGGCACGGACGAGGAGATATTCAACAAG atCCTAGCGCATGAGAGTTTTGCGCAACTACGTCTGATTTTCGAGGAGTACAAGAATATATCGGGACGGACCATCGAGCAGGCCATCAAGGCGGAAATCGACGGCGAACTGAAAGAGGCGCTGTCCGCTATCG TGGAGTGCGTGGAGAATTCCGCGGCGTGGTTCGCGACGCGCCTGCGGGCCGCCATGCAGGGGCTCGGCACCGACGACCGCACGCTCATCCGCATCGTCGTCAGTCGCTCCGAGCTCGACCTCGGCGCCGTCAAGCGCGA TGGAGTGCGTGGAGAACGCGCCGGCCTGGTTCGCGCAGAGGCTGCGCGGCAGCATGCAGGGCGCCGGCACCGACGACAAGGTGCTGGTGCGCGTCGTGGCCACGCGCGCCGAGCTCGACCTCGGCGCCATCAAGCGCGAGTACGAGCGCCTCTACGACAAGACGCTGGAGAGCGACATCTCG CAGGGCGAGACCTCCGGCGACTACAAGAGGGCCCTCGTGGCCCTCCTCGGACCGGCGTAGGCGACGGGAGGAGCAAGAAGAGTTTAGAAGATTGGTGTGCagcaatacattatatattatga
- the LOC125068228 gene encoding annexin B10 isoform X2 has protein sequence MSPIREPTVVGVANFNAAEDAATLRGAMKGFGTDEQTIIDILTSRSNVQRQAISQAFTHEYGRDIIEDLKSELGGHFEDVIIALMLPPAEYLCRELNNCMEGLGTDEQVLVEILCTRTKPEIAEIVDTYERLYNRPLAEHMCSETSGDFRRLLTLIVTSVRQGARDEEAGVDGARAVEAAQQLYDAGEAKWGTDEEIFNKILAHESFAQLRLIFEEYKNISGRTIEQAIKAEIDGELKEALSAIVECVENSAAWFATRLRAAMQGLGTDDRTLIRIVVSRSELDLGAVKRDGVRGERAGLVRAEAARQHAGRRHRRQGAGARRGHARRARPRRHQARVRAPLRQDAGERHLGRDLRRLQEGPRGPPRTGVGDGRSKKSLEDWCAAIHYIL, from the exons ATGCAGCTACCTTGAGAGGTGCCATGAAAGGCTTTGGTACAGATGAGCAGACGATCATCGACATCTTGACTTCTCGTTCAAATGTTCAACGTCAGGCTATCTCTCAGGCTTTCACACATGAATATGGACGG GATATTATTGAAGACTTAAAATCAGAACTGGGGGGTCATTTCGAAGATGTAATAATTGCCCTTATGCTGCCACCTGCTGAATATCTTTGCCGGGAACTAAACAACTGCATGGAAGGCCTGGGAACAGATGAACAAGTCCTTGTTGAGATTCTGTGCACACGCACCAAGCCAGAGATAGCTGAAATCGTGGATACTTATGAGAGAC TTTACAACCGACCGCTAGCTGAACACATGTGCTCTGAAACTTCAGGTGACTTCAGGCGTCTCTTGACTCTCATTGTTACT TCGGTCCGGCAGGGCGCGCGGGACGAGGAGGCGGGGGTGGACGGCGCGCGCGCGGTCGAGGCCGCGCAGCAGCTGTACGACGCGGGGGAGGCCAAGTGGGGCACGGACGAGGAGATATTCAACAAG atCCTAGCGCATGAGAGTTTTGCGCAACTACGTCTGATTTTCGAGGAGTACAAGAATATATCGGGACGGACCATCGAGCAGGCCATCAAGGCGGAAATCGACGGCGAACTGAAAGAGGCGCTGTCCGCTATCG TGGAGTGCGTGGAGAATTCCGCGGCGTGGTTCGCGACGCGCCTGCGGGCCGCCATGCAGGGGCTCGGCACCGACGACCGCACGCTCATCCGCATCGTCGTCAGTCGCTCCGAGCTCGACCTCGGCGCCGTCAAGCGCGA TGGAGTGCGTGGAGAACGCGCCGGCCTGGTTCGCGCAGAGGCTGCGCGGCAGCATGCAGGGCGCCGGCACCGACGACAAGGTGCTGGTGCGCGTCGTGGCCACGCGCGCCGAGCTCGACCTCGGCGCCATCAAGCGCGAGTACGAGCGCCTCTACGACAAGACGCTGGAGAGCGACATCTCG GGCGAGACCTCCGGCGACTACAAGAGGGCCCTCGTGGCCCTCCTCGGACCGGCGTAGGCGACGGGAGGAGCAAGAAGAGTTTAGAAGATTGGTGTGCagcaatacattatatattatga
- the LOC125068228 gene encoding annexin B10 isoform X3 → MSPIREPTVVGVANFNAAEDAATLRGAMKGFGTDEQTIIDILTSRSNVQRQAISQAFTHEYGRDIIEDLKSELGGHFEDVIIALMLPPAEYLCRELNNCMEGLGTDEQVLVEILCTRTKPEIAEIVDTYERLYNRPLAEHMCSETSGDFRRLLTLIVTGARDEEAGVDGARAVEAAQQLYDAGEAKWGTDEEIFNKILAHESFAQLRLIFEEYKNISGRTIEQAIKAEIDGELKEALSAIVECVENSAAWFATRLRAAMQGLGTDDRTLIRIVVSRSELDLGAVKRDGVRGERAGLVRAEAARQHAGRRHRRQGAGARRGHARRARPRRHQARVRAPLRQDAGERHLAGRDLRRLQEGPRGPPRTGVGDGRSKKSLEDWCAAIHYIL, encoded by the exons ATGCAGCTACCTTGAGAGGTGCCATGAAAGGCTTTGGTACAGATGAGCAGACGATCATCGACATCTTGACTTCTCGTTCAAATGTTCAACGTCAGGCTATCTCTCAGGCTTTCACACATGAATATGGACGG GATATTATTGAAGACTTAAAATCAGAACTGGGGGGTCATTTCGAAGATGTAATAATTGCCCTTATGCTGCCACCTGCTGAATATCTTTGCCGGGAACTAAACAACTGCATGGAAGGCCTGGGAACAGATGAACAAGTCCTTGTTGAGATTCTGTGCACACGCACCAAGCCAGAGATAGCTGAAATCGTGGATACTTATGAGAGAC TTTACAACCGACCGCTAGCTGAACACATGTGCTCTGAAACTTCAGGTGACTTCAGGCGTCTCTTGACTCTCATTGTTACT GGCGCGCGGGACGAGGAGGCGGGGGTGGACGGCGCGCGCGCGGTCGAGGCCGCGCAGCAGCTGTACGACGCGGGGGAGGCCAAGTGGGGCACGGACGAGGAGATATTCAACAAG atCCTAGCGCATGAGAGTTTTGCGCAACTACGTCTGATTTTCGAGGAGTACAAGAATATATCGGGACGGACCATCGAGCAGGCCATCAAGGCGGAAATCGACGGCGAACTGAAAGAGGCGCTGTCCGCTATCG TGGAGTGCGTGGAGAATTCCGCGGCGTGGTTCGCGACGCGCCTGCGGGCCGCCATGCAGGGGCTCGGCACCGACGACCGCACGCTCATCCGCATCGTCGTCAGTCGCTCCGAGCTCGACCTCGGCGCCGTCAAGCGCGA TGGAGTGCGTGGAGAACGCGCCGGCCTGGTTCGCGCAGAGGCTGCGCGGCAGCATGCAGGGCGCCGGCACCGACGACAAGGTGCTGGTGCGCGTCGTGGCCACGCGCGCCGAGCTCGACCTCGGCGCCATCAAGCGCGAGTACGAGCGCCTCTACGACAAGACGCTGGAGAGCGACATCTCG CAGGGCGAGACCTCCGGCGACTACAAGAGGGCCCTCGTGGCCCTCCTCGGACCGGCGTAGGCGACGGGAGGAGCAAGAAGAGTTTAGAAGATTGGTGTGCagcaatacattatatattatga
- the LOC125068228 gene encoding annexin B10 isoform X5 — translation MSPIREPTVVGVANFNAAEDAATLRGAMKGFGTDEQTIIDILTSRSNVQRQAISQAFTHEYGRDIIEDLKSELGGHFEDVIIALMLPPAEYLCRELNNCMEGLGTDEQVLVEILCTRTKPEIAEIVDTYERLYNRPLAEHMCSETSGDFRRLLTLIVTSVRQGARDEEAGVDGARAVEAAQQLYDAGEAKWGTDEEIFNKILAHESFAQLRLIFEEYKNISGRTIEQAIKAEIDGELKEALSAIVECVENSAAWFATRLRAAMQGLGTDDRTLIRIVVSRSELDLGAVKREYERLYDKTLESEVRGETSGDYKRALVALLGPA, via the exons ATGCAGCTACCTTGAGAGGTGCCATGAAAGGCTTTGGTACAGATGAGCAGACGATCATCGACATCTTGACTTCTCGTTCAAATGTTCAACGTCAGGCTATCTCTCAGGCTTTCACACATGAATATGGACGG GATATTATTGAAGACTTAAAATCAGAACTGGGGGGTCATTTCGAAGATGTAATAATTGCCCTTATGCTGCCACCTGCTGAATATCTTTGCCGGGAACTAAACAACTGCATGGAAGGCCTGGGAACAGATGAACAAGTCCTTGTTGAGATTCTGTGCACACGCACCAAGCCAGAGATAGCTGAAATCGTGGATACTTATGAGAGAC TTTACAACCGACCGCTAGCTGAACACATGTGCTCTGAAACTTCAGGTGACTTCAGGCGTCTCTTGACTCTCATTGTTACT TCGGTCCGGCAGGGCGCGCGGGACGAGGAGGCGGGGGTGGACGGCGCGCGCGCGGTCGAGGCCGCGCAGCAGCTGTACGACGCGGGGGAGGCCAAGTGGGGCACGGACGAGGAGATATTCAACAAG atCCTAGCGCATGAGAGTTTTGCGCAACTACGTCTGATTTTCGAGGAGTACAAGAATATATCGGGACGGACCATCGAGCAGGCCATCAAGGCGGAAATCGACGGCGAACTGAAAGAGGCGCTGTCCGCTATCG TGGAGTGCGTGGAGAATTCCGCGGCGTGGTTCGCGACGCGCCTGCGGGCCGCCATGCAGGGGCTCGGCACCGACGACCGCACGCTCATCCGCATCGTCGTCAGTCGCTCCGAGCTCGACCTCGGCGCCGTCAAGCGCGAGTACGAGCGCCTCTACGACAAGACGCTCGAGAGCGAAGTGCGG GGCGAGACCTCCGGCGACTACAAGAGGGCCCTCGTGGCCCTCCTCGGACCGGCGTAG
- the LOC125068228 gene encoding annexin B10 isoform X4 — protein sequence MSPIREPTVVGVANFNAAEDAATLRGAMKGFGTDEQTIIDILTSRSNVQRQAISQAFTHEYGRDIIEDLKSELGGHFEDVIIALMLPPAEYLCRELNNCMEGLGTDEQVLVEILCTRTKPEIAEIVDTYERLYNRPLAEHMCSETSGDFRRLLTLIVTSVRQGARDEEAGVDGARAVEAAQQLYDAGEAKWGTDEEIFNKILAHESFAQLRLIFEEYKNISGRTIEQAIKAEIDGELKEALSAIVECVENAPAWFAQRLRGSMQGAGTDDKVLVRVVATRAELDLGAIKREYERLYDKTLESDISQGETSGDYKRALVALLGPA from the exons ATGCAGCTACCTTGAGAGGTGCCATGAAAGGCTTTGGTACAGATGAGCAGACGATCATCGACATCTTGACTTCTCGTTCAAATGTTCAACGTCAGGCTATCTCTCAGGCTTTCACACATGAATATGGACGG GATATTATTGAAGACTTAAAATCAGAACTGGGGGGTCATTTCGAAGATGTAATAATTGCCCTTATGCTGCCACCTGCTGAATATCTTTGCCGGGAACTAAACAACTGCATGGAAGGCCTGGGAACAGATGAACAAGTCCTTGTTGAGATTCTGTGCACACGCACCAAGCCAGAGATAGCTGAAATCGTGGATACTTATGAGAGAC TTTACAACCGACCGCTAGCTGAACACATGTGCTCTGAAACTTCAGGTGACTTCAGGCGTCTCTTGACTCTCATTGTTACT TCGGTCCGGCAGGGCGCGCGGGACGAGGAGGCGGGGGTGGACGGCGCGCGCGCGGTCGAGGCCGCGCAGCAGCTGTACGACGCGGGGGAGGCCAAGTGGGGCACGGACGAGGAGATATTCAACAAG atCCTAGCGCATGAGAGTTTTGCGCAACTACGTCTGATTTTCGAGGAGTACAAGAATATATCGGGACGGACCATCGAGCAGGCCATCAAGGCGGAAATCGACGGCGAACTGAAAGAGGCGCTGTCCGCTATCG TGGAGTGCGTGGAGAACGCGCCGGCCTGGTTCGCGCAGAGGCTGCGCGGCAGCATGCAGGGCGCCGGCACCGACGACAAGGTGCTGGTGCGCGTCGTGGCCACGCGCGCCGAGCTCGACCTCGGCGCCATCAAGCGCGAGTACGAGCGCCTCTACGACAAGACGCTGGAGAGCGACATCTCG CAGGGCGAGACCTCCGGCGACTACAAGAGGGCCCTCGTGGCCCTCCTCGGACCGGCGTAG
- the LOC125068228 gene encoding annexin B10 isoform X6, producing the protein MSPIREPTVVGVANFNAAEDAATLRGAMKGFGTDEQTIIDILTSRSNVQRQAISQAFTHEYGRDIIEDLKSELGGHFEDVIIALMLPPAEYLCRELNNCMEGLGTDEQVLVEILCTRTKPEIAEIVDTYERLYNRPLAEHMCSETSGDFRRLLTLIVTSVRQGARDEEAGVDGARAVEAAQQLYDAGEAKWGTDEEIFNKILAHESFAQLRLIFEEYKNISGRTIEQAIKAEIDGELKEALSAIVECVENAPAWFAQRLRGSMQGAGTDDKVLVRVVATRAELDLGAIKREYERLYDKTLESDISGETSGDYKRALVALLGPA; encoded by the exons ATGCAGCTACCTTGAGAGGTGCCATGAAAGGCTTTGGTACAGATGAGCAGACGATCATCGACATCTTGACTTCTCGTTCAAATGTTCAACGTCAGGCTATCTCTCAGGCTTTCACACATGAATATGGACGG GATATTATTGAAGACTTAAAATCAGAACTGGGGGGTCATTTCGAAGATGTAATAATTGCCCTTATGCTGCCACCTGCTGAATATCTTTGCCGGGAACTAAACAACTGCATGGAAGGCCTGGGAACAGATGAACAAGTCCTTGTTGAGATTCTGTGCACACGCACCAAGCCAGAGATAGCTGAAATCGTGGATACTTATGAGAGAC TTTACAACCGACCGCTAGCTGAACACATGTGCTCTGAAACTTCAGGTGACTTCAGGCGTCTCTTGACTCTCATTGTTACT TCGGTCCGGCAGGGCGCGCGGGACGAGGAGGCGGGGGTGGACGGCGCGCGCGCGGTCGAGGCCGCGCAGCAGCTGTACGACGCGGGGGAGGCCAAGTGGGGCACGGACGAGGAGATATTCAACAAG atCCTAGCGCATGAGAGTTTTGCGCAACTACGTCTGATTTTCGAGGAGTACAAGAATATATCGGGACGGACCATCGAGCAGGCCATCAAGGCGGAAATCGACGGCGAACTGAAAGAGGCGCTGTCCGCTATCG TGGAGTGCGTGGAGAACGCGCCGGCCTGGTTCGCGCAGAGGCTGCGCGGCAGCATGCAGGGCGCCGGCACCGACGACAAGGTGCTGGTGCGCGTCGTGGCCACGCGCGCCGAGCTCGACCTCGGCGCCATCAAGCGCGAGTACGAGCGCCTCTACGACAAGACGCTGGAGAGCGACATCTCG GGCGAGACCTCCGGCGACTACAAGAGGGCCCTCGTGGCCCTCCTCGGACCGGCGTAG
- the LOC125068228 gene encoding annexin B10 isoform X9 — protein sequence MSPIREPTVVGVANFNAAEDAATLRGAMKGFGTDEQTIIDILTSRSNVQRQAISQAFTHEYGRDIIEDLKSELGGHFEDVIIALMLPPAEYLCRELNNCMEGLGTDEQVLVEILCTRTKPEIAEIVDTYERLYNRPLAEHMCSETSGDFRRLLTLIVTGARDEEAGVDGARAVEAAQQLYDAGEAKWGTDEEIFNKILAHESFAQLRLIFEEYKNISGRTIEQAIKAEIDGELKEALSAIVECVENAPAWFAQRLRGSMQGAGTDDKVLVRVVATRAELDLGAIKREYERLYDKTLESDISGETSGDYKRALVALLGPA from the exons ATGCAGCTACCTTGAGAGGTGCCATGAAAGGCTTTGGTACAGATGAGCAGACGATCATCGACATCTTGACTTCTCGTTCAAATGTTCAACGTCAGGCTATCTCTCAGGCTTTCACACATGAATATGGACGG GATATTATTGAAGACTTAAAATCAGAACTGGGGGGTCATTTCGAAGATGTAATAATTGCCCTTATGCTGCCACCTGCTGAATATCTTTGCCGGGAACTAAACAACTGCATGGAAGGCCTGGGAACAGATGAACAAGTCCTTGTTGAGATTCTGTGCACACGCACCAAGCCAGAGATAGCTGAAATCGTGGATACTTATGAGAGAC TTTACAACCGACCGCTAGCTGAACACATGTGCTCTGAAACTTCAGGTGACTTCAGGCGTCTCTTGACTCTCATTGTTACT GGCGCGCGGGACGAGGAGGCGGGGGTGGACGGCGCGCGCGCGGTCGAGGCCGCGCAGCAGCTGTACGACGCGGGGGAGGCCAAGTGGGGCACGGACGAGGAGATATTCAACAAG atCCTAGCGCATGAGAGTTTTGCGCAACTACGTCTGATTTTCGAGGAGTACAAGAATATATCGGGACGGACCATCGAGCAGGCCATCAAGGCGGAAATCGACGGCGAACTGAAAGAGGCGCTGTCCGCTATCG TGGAGTGCGTGGAGAACGCGCCGGCCTGGTTCGCGCAGAGGCTGCGCGGCAGCATGCAGGGCGCCGGCACCGACGACAAGGTGCTGGTGCGCGTCGTGGCCACGCGCGCCGAGCTCGACCTCGGCGCCATCAAGCGCGAGTACGAGCGCCTCTACGACAAGACGCTGGAGAGCGACATCTCG GGCGAGACCTCCGGCGACTACAAGAGGGCCCTCGTGGCCCTCCTCGGACCGGCGTAG
- the LOC125068228 gene encoding annexin B10 isoform X7: protein MSPIREPTVVGVANFNAAEDAATLRGAMKGFGTDEQTIIDILTSRSNVQRQAISQAFTHEYGRDIIEDLKSELGGHFEDVIIALMLPPAEYLCRELNNCMEGLGTDEQVLVEILCTRTKPEIAEIVDTYERLYNRPLAEHMCSETSGDFRRLLTLIVTGARDEEAGVDGARAVEAAQQLYDAGEAKWGTDEEIFNKILAHESFAQLRLIFEEYKNISGRTIEQAIKAEIDGELKEALSAIVECVENAPAWFAQRLRGSMQGAGTDDKVLVRVVATRAELDLGAIKREYERLYDKTLESDISQGETSGDYKRALVALLGPA, encoded by the exons ATGCAGCTACCTTGAGAGGTGCCATGAAAGGCTTTGGTACAGATGAGCAGACGATCATCGACATCTTGACTTCTCGTTCAAATGTTCAACGTCAGGCTATCTCTCAGGCTTTCACACATGAATATGGACGG GATATTATTGAAGACTTAAAATCAGAACTGGGGGGTCATTTCGAAGATGTAATAATTGCCCTTATGCTGCCACCTGCTGAATATCTTTGCCGGGAACTAAACAACTGCATGGAAGGCCTGGGAACAGATGAACAAGTCCTTGTTGAGATTCTGTGCACACGCACCAAGCCAGAGATAGCTGAAATCGTGGATACTTATGAGAGAC TTTACAACCGACCGCTAGCTGAACACATGTGCTCTGAAACTTCAGGTGACTTCAGGCGTCTCTTGACTCTCATTGTTACT GGCGCGCGGGACGAGGAGGCGGGGGTGGACGGCGCGCGCGCGGTCGAGGCCGCGCAGCAGCTGTACGACGCGGGGGAGGCCAAGTGGGGCACGGACGAGGAGATATTCAACAAG atCCTAGCGCATGAGAGTTTTGCGCAACTACGTCTGATTTTCGAGGAGTACAAGAATATATCGGGACGGACCATCGAGCAGGCCATCAAGGCGGAAATCGACGGCGAACTGAAAGAGGCGCTGTCCGCTATCG TGGAGTGCGTGGAGAACGCGCCGGCCTGGTTCGCGCAGAGGCTGCGCGGCAGCATGCAGGGCGCCGGCACCGACGACAAGGTGCTGGTGCGCGTCGTGGCCACGCGCGCCGAGCTCGACCTCGGCGCCATCAAGCGCGAGTACGAGCGCCTCTACGACAAGACGCTGGAGAGCGACATCTCG CAGGGCGAGACCTCCGGCGACTACAAGAGGGCCCTCGTGGCCCTCCTCGGACCGGCGTAG
- the LOC125068228 gene encoding annexin B10 isoform X8, which yields MSPIREPTVVGVANFNAAEDAATLRGAMKGFGTDEQTIIDILTSRSNVQRQAISQAFTHEYGRDIIEDLKSELGGHFEDVIIALMLPPAEYLCRELNNCMEGLGTDEQVLVEILCTRTKPEIAEIVDTYERLYNRPLAEHMCSETSGDFRRLLTLIVTGARDEEAGVDGARAVEAAQQLYDAGEAKWGTDEEIFNKILAHESFAQLRLIFEEYKNISGRTIEQAIKAEIDGELKEALSAIVECVENSAAWFATRLRAAMQGLGTDDRTLIRIVVSRSELDLGAVKREYERLYDKTLESEVRGETSGDYKRALVALLGPA from the exons ATGCAGCTACCTTGAGAGGTGCCATGAAAGGCTTTGGTACAGATGAGCAGACGATCATCGACATCTTGACTTCTCGTTCAAATGTTCAACGTCAGGCTATCTCTCAGGCTTTCACACATGAATATGGACGG GATATTATTGAAGACTTAAAATCAGAACTGGGGGGTCATTTCGAAGATGTAATAATTGCCCTTATGCTGCCACCTGCTGAATATCTTTGCCGGGAACTAAACAACTGCATGGAAGGCCTGGGAACAGATGAACAAGTCCTTGTTGAGATTCTGTGCACACGCACCAAGCCAGAGATAGCTGAAATCGTGGATACTTATGAGAGAC TTTACAACCGACCGCTAGCTGAACACATGTGCTCTGAAACTTCAGGTGACTTCAGGCGTCTCTTGACTCTCATTGTTACT GGCGCGCGGGACGAGGAGGCGGGGGTGGACGGCGCGCGCGCGGTCGAGGCCGCGCAGCAGCTGTACGACGCGGGGGAGGCCAAGTGGGGCACGGACGAGGAGATATTCAACAAG atCCTAGCGCATGAGAGTTTTGCGCAACTACGTCTGATTTTCGAGGAGTACAAGAATATATCGGGACGGACCATCGAGCAGGCCATCAAGGCGGAAATCGACGGCGAACTGAAAGAGGCGCTGTCCGCTATCG TGGAGTGCGTGGAGAATTCCGCGGCGTGGTTCGCGACGCGCCTGCGGGCCGCCATGCAGGGGCTCGGCACCGACGACCGCACGCTCATCCGCATCGTCGTCAGTCGCTCCGAGCTCGACCTCGGCGCCGTCAAGCGCGAGTACGAGCGCCTCTACGACAAGACGCTCGAGAGCGAAGTGCGG GGCGAGACCTCCGGCGACTACAAGAGGGCCCTCGTGGCCCTCCTCGGACCGGCGTAG